The following proteins are encoded in a genomic region of Maledivibacter sp.:
- a CDS encoding DUF192 domain-containing protein has translation MKRIKIKNITKNNNIASEGFLADNFYMRLKGLIGKKTLGANGAICIKPCKSIHTFFMGFDIDAIFIDEKGGVCEIVRNIKPYRVSKYVFKAKYVIEILGGNAHKLKIELGDKIEIERI, from the coding sequence GTGAAAAGGATTAAAATAAAAAATATAACAAAGAATAATAATATTGCCAGTGAAGGCTTTTTAGCAGATAATTTTTATATGAGGCTAAAGGGATTAATTGGCAAAAAGACTTTGGGAGCTAATGGGGCTATTTGTATTAAGCCCTGTAAAAGTATTCATACTTTTTTTATGGGTTTTGACATAGATGCGATTTTTATTGATGAAAAGGGAGGGGTTTGTGAAATAGTAAGGAATATCAAGCCCTACAGAGTTAGTAAATATGTTTTTAAGGCAAAATATGTTATTGAAATTCTAGGTGGGAATGCCCACAAGTTAAAAATAGAATTGGGAGATAAAATAGAGATTGAAAGAATATAG
- a CDS encoding type II secretion system F family protein, with protein sequence MPALITILIFTSSLLFLYTILSYILLKPSTTHRLEKYLDIDNIHYSKDIVKEDKGRKIKKLHTPRLLNSLGKKLSEFKLLKGYIDKVQKDIIKAGLLLKGEEFLSIQLLCLLCIGLINFYINKSVAMAAILGLVGWIMPSLIIRIKKKKRYKAFNEQLGDGIVLISNSLRAGYSFLQAVQSVATEMPDPISYEFRKLLKELRFGYSTERALENLLSRVESDDLELVVNAVMIQREIGGNLSEILDNISETIRERVKLKGEIRTLTAQGRISGVIISFLPVVLGLILYLMNPDYMMLLFNHQYGIMMLIASIINLIIGIIIINRIVNIEV encoded by the coding sequence TTTTAATATTCACATCATCCTTGTTATTTTTATATACTATCCTTTCATATATACTTTTAAAACCAAGTACTACCCATAGATTAGAAAAATATTTAGATATTGACAATATCCATTATAGTAAAGATATTGTAAAGGAGGATAAAGGTAGGAAAATAAAAAAACTTCATACCCCTAGGCTTTTAAATAGTCTAGGTAAAAAGCTTTCAGAATTTAAACTCCTCAAGGGATATATTGATAAAGTACAAAAAGATATTATAAAAGCTGGGCTACTTTTAAAGGGTGAGGAATTTTTATCCATACAGCTTTTATGTTTACTTTGTATTGGATTAATTAATTTCTATATAAATAAATCAGTTGCTATGGCCGCTATTTTAGGATTAGTGGGATGGATAATGCCTTCTTTGATTATAAGAATAAAGAAAAAGAAAAGGTATAAAGCATTTAATGAACAGCTTGGAGATGGGATAGTTTTGATTTCTAACTCCCTTAGGGCAGGATATAGCTTTCTACAGGCAGTTCAGTCGGTTGCTACGGAAATGCCTGATCCTATCTCCTATGAATTCAGAAAATTACTGAAGGAGCTTAGATTTGGATATTCAACAGAAAGGGCTTTAGAAAACCTTTTATCCAGGGTAGAAAGCGATGATCTAGAATTAGTAGTCAATGCTGTAATGATTCAAAGAGAGATTGGTGGAAATCTTTCAGAGATATTAGATAATATATCTGAGACCATAAGGGAAAGGGTAAAGCTAAAGGGAGAAATTAGAACTCTAACTGCTCAAGGAAGAATATCTGGAGTAATTATATCCTTTTTACCCGTGGTATTAGGGTTGATACTTTATCTAATGAATCCAGATTATATGATGCTTCTATTTAATCATCAATATGGTATTATGATGCTAATAGCTTCAATTATCAATTTGATCATAGGGATCATAATTATCAATAGAATAGTAAATATTGAGGTATAG
- a CDS encoding rhodanese-like domain-containing protein has protein sequence MKRNKGYFLMILMAVLCLSIFTGCQNSTPKSAETEKEPVKTNEQAGKTTIVKEDLMKELENDEYVVVDVRSEAAYIGWKPEGEARGGHIKGAVDFPYMWTKQLKDNELKASLKDKGIVPEKTIVIYDTLGDKSKEMFKLLKGLGYENVLVYEGGMKEWAGDDSLPMESLKNYDKLVSPAWINDLIGGKNPESYDGKAYKIIEVSWGEPKDYNGGHIPGSVHLDTNEIEEDPLWNRKSDEDLEKMLLKYGVTHDTTVIVYGADSTAAARAASIFMYCGVEDVRLLNGGFNAWKSEGYEVETKAHEPISVESFGVQVPAHPEYIVDTKEAKEVLANDNEELVSIRSWAEYLGETSGYSYIKPKGRIKGAVWGHAGSDPYHMEDYRNLNGTMRNYQEIAKNWEDFGITPNKKAVFYCGTGWRASEAFFDAYLMGWENIAVYDGGWYEWSMDESNPVDSGEIK, from the coding sequence ATGAAAAGAAACAAGGGATATTTTTTAATGATTTTAATGGCAGTACTTTGCTTAAGTATTTTTACAGGGTGCCAAAATAGCACACCAAAGTCAGCGGAAACTGAAAAAGAACCGGTTAAGACTAATGAACAAGCAGGAAAGACTACTATTGTTAAGGAAGATTTAATGAAGGAATTGGAAAATGATGAGTATGTAGTGGTAGATGTTCGTAGTGAAGCTGCATATATTGGGTGGAAACCTGAGGGGGAAGCGAGGGGTGGACACATTAAAGGAGCTGTAGACTTTCCATATATGTGGACAAAACAATTAAAGGATAATGAATTGAAGGCTTCTTTAAAGGATAAGGGTATTGTTCCTGAGAAAACCATTGTTATATATGATACCCTTGGGGATAAAAGTAAAGAGATGTTTAAGCTGCTTAAAGGATTAGGCTATGAAAATGTTCTTGTTTATGAAGGTGGAATGAAGGAATGGGCTGGTGATGACAGCTTACCAATGGAGAGTCTTAAAAACTATGATAAATTAGTTAGTCCAGCTTGGATTAATGATTTAATAGGTGGGAAGAATCCTGAAAGCTATGACGGTAAGGCATATAAAATAATTGAAGTAAGTTGGGGAGAACCTAAGGATTATAATGGGGGACATATCCCGGGATCAGTACATTTAGATACTAATGAGATAGAGGAAGATCCACTATGGAATCGTAAATCCGATGAAGACTTAGAAAAAATGCTTCTAAAATATGGTGTTACCCATGACACCACAGTAATAGTATATGGAGCGGATAGTACTGCGGCAGCCCGTGCAGCATCAATTTTCATGTACTGTGGTGTAGAAGATGTAAGATTATTAAATGGTGGATTTAATGCATGGAAATCAGAGGGATATGAAGTTGAGACTAAGGCCCATGAGCCAATATCAGTTGAAAGCTTTGGAGTGCAAGTTCCCGCCCATCCTGAATATATTGTTGATACCAAGGAAGCAAAGGAAGTATTGGCTAATGATAATGAAGAGCTTGTGAGTATAAGAAGTTGGGCGGAATACCTAGGAGAAACCAGTGGTTACTCATATATAAAGCCAAAGGGACGTATAAAGGGAGCTGTATGGGGACATGCAGGTTCTGATCCATATCATATGGAGGATTACCGCAACCTAAATGGAACCATGAGAAATTATCAAGAAATAGCTAAGAATTGGGAAGATTTTGGGATAACCCCTAATAAAAAAGCAGTATTCTACTGTGGAACTGGTTGGAGAGCTAGTGAAGCCTTCTTTGATGCCTATTTAATGGGATGGGAAAATATTGCTGTATATGATGGTGGCTGGTATGAATGGAGTATGGATGAATCTAATCCAGTGGATTCTGGAGAGATAAAATAA
- a CDS encoding HAMP domain-containing histidine kinase, translated as MRRKSIVLKLFIITTVLCMLLFSIHIFFQNALITRFYKDIKISMLEKEIKAMTNVLEGSYMDKEKLYTTLNNFSQKNEAAIALINKYGNPEYGLDMQYKSSLLKIIGEDDKEYNIYIDIFLKNLSIDKKTLTEGMEIEVTGELESYENKDVYIFPYQISIDGKEYDSSGLEILEISDNQYNTIILEDIEGSNIITGNIEQNSKSVGSNYVQMVKIKGYISSLYIPDEKFYSSLYKEQTLYSNILSLIQNKKLRDIFKENELAFYELIDEGTGINNIIFVKPVDIKNHGQYLFFASTSLQPVNDAVAIIKNYNKYFLLLAIGMAAIAAYFYSKIISRPLIHMKNIAYKMANLDFSSECKIDSDDEIGDLANSLNTLSNNLSTSLKQLKEANEKLVDDIERERRQERIRKEFIANVSHELKTPLTVIEGVASGIRDGLYDSNDAHHINSLIEEVNHMNELIFEMLQLSKIEADGYTLNWEIFDISHVVLKVHSKLKKLAKDKNIQVILDLDETFVNGDRKKLEQVITNLYSNAVRYTNEGERILIDIKETHEKSLVTIENTGVNIPEDEIEEIWKPFYRIEKSRNRESGGTGLGLQIVKRILEHHESDFGVKNSDNSVVFYFSLNTHVDTKTI; from the coding sequence ATGAGAAGAAAAAGTATTGTACTAAAACTATTTATTATTACAACTGTTCTATGTATGTTGTTGTTTTCTATTCACATATTTTTTCAAAATGCTCTTATAACTAGATTTTATAAGGATATTAAAATTAGTATGCTAGAAAAAGAGATTAAGGCTATGACTAATGTACTAGAAGGTTCCTATATGGATAAAGAAAAGTTATATACCACTTTAAATAATTTTTCCCAGAAAAATGAAGCAGCAATAGCATTAATCAATAAATATGGGAATCCTGAGTATGGCTTAGATATGCAATATAAATCATCCCTTTTAAAGATTATAGGTGAAGATGACAAAGAATATAATATATATATTGATATATTTTTAAAAAATCTCAGTATAGATAAAAAAACTTTAACAGAAGGAATGGAGATTGAGGTCACTGGAGAACTAGAGAGTTATGAGAATAAGGACGTATACATTTTTCCATATCAAATTAGCATAGATGGTAAAGAATATGACAGTTCTGGATTAGAAATCCTTGAGATAAGTGATAATCAATATAATACTATTATACTGGAGGATATCGAGGGTTCTAATATTATAACCGGTAATATTGAGCAAAATTCTAAATCTGTGGGCAGTAATTATGTACAGATGGTCAAAATTAAGGGTTATATTTCATCCTTATATATTCCCGATGAGAAGTTCTATAGTAGTTTATATAAGGAACAAACACTTTATAGTAATATATTAAGTTTAATTCAGAATAAGAAGCTAAGAGATATATTTAAGGAAAATGAGCTAGCTTTTTATGAATTAATAGATGAAGGTACAGGTATAAACAATATTATATTTGTTAAACCAGTTGATATAAAAAACCATGGACAATATCTATTTTTTGCTTCAACTTCACTACAGCCAGTAAATGATGCCGTAGCTATCATAAAAAATTACAATAAATATTTCCTGCTTCTAGCGATTGGAATGGCTGCAATTGCTGCATATTTCTATTCCAAAATTATTTCTAGACCATTGATTCATATGAAGAATATAGCATATAAAATGGCGAACTTAGATTTTTCAAGTGAATGCAAAATTGATTCAGATGATGAGATTGGTGATTTAGCAAATAGCCTAAATACTTTATCAAACAACTTAAGCACGAGCCTTAAGCAATTGAAGGAGGCCAATGAAAAGCTTGTGGATGATATTGAAAGGGAAAGAAGACAAGAAAGGATACGTAAGGAATTTATAGCTAATGTATCCCACGAGCTAAAAACACCTTTGACCGTTATAGAAGGAGTTGCTTCAGGTATAAGGGATGGATTATATGATAGTAACGATGCACATCATATAAATTCCTTGATCGAAGAAGTAAACCATATGAATGAATTAATATTTGAAATGCTCCAGTTATCCAAAATTGAAGCCGATGGGTATACTTTGAATTGGGAAATATTTGATATATCCCATGTGGTATTAAAGGTCCATAGTAAATTAAAAAAACTAGCGAAGGATAAAAATATCCAGGTAATATTAGATTTAGATGAAACCTTTGTTAATGGTGATAGGAAGAAGCTCGAACAAGTGATCACGAATCTATATAGTAATGCGGTTAGATACACCAATGAAGGAGAAAGGATATTAATAGATATTAAAGAAACCCATGAAAAGAGCTTAGTCACTATAGAAAATACTGGGGTTAATATTCCAGAGGATGAGATTGAAGAAATATGGAAACCCTTTTATAGAATAGAAAAATCAAGGAATCGGGAGTCGGGGGGCACAGGTTTAGGGCTGCAAATAGTAAAAAGAATCCTAGAGCATCATGAAAGTGATTTTGGTGTGAAAAACAGTGATAATAGCGTAGTATTTTATTTTTCGTTAAATACCCATGTCGATACAAAAACAATATAA
- a CDS encoding response regulator transcription factor: MYNKVLVIEDQDKIRRIICDYFNKEGFNVVEAGDGKEGLRVFEAEDIDLIILDIMLPELDGWSVCKRIRKISDVPIIILTARSDDDDMLLGFDLKADEYVTKPFNPQVLVARAKMLINRANGTVLEEKSTIYKDGISINKLSRELKVDGDIIKITPKEFDILVYFMENEGIVLSRETILRAIWGYDYFGDIRVVDNHIKKLRKHLRDRAYVICTVFGVGYKFEVN, from the coding sequence ATGTATAATAAAGTTTTAGTCATTGAAGATCAAGATAAGATTCGTAGAATAATATGTGACTATTTTAATAAAGAGGGATTTAACGTAGTGGAAGCGGGAGATGGAAAAGAAGGGCTCAGGGTTTTTGAGGCTGAAGATATCGATCTTATTATATTGGACATAATGCTTCCAGAGTTAGATGGATGGTCTGTTTGTAAAAGAATTAGAAAGATCTCCGATGTTCCAATAATAATTTTAACCGCGAGAAGTGATGATGACGATATGCTATTAGGATTCGATTTAAAGGCCGATGAATATGTAACCAAGCCATTCAATCCCCAAGTATTAGTTGCAAGGGCTAAAATGCTTATAAATAGGGCTAATGGAACAGTACTTGAAGAAAAAAGCACCATATATAAGGATGGAATAAGTATCAATAAACTCTCAAGGGAACTTAAAGTAGATGGAGATATAATAAAAATAACACCTAAGGAATTTGATATACTAGTATATTTTATGGAGAATGAAGGAATAGTTTTATCTAGGGAAACAATTTTAAGGGCCATATGGGGTTATGATTATTTTGGAGACATAAGGGTTGTAGACAATCATATAAAGAAGCTTAGAAAGCATCTAAGGGATAGGGCCTATGTTATATGTACAGTTTTTGGAGTAGGATATAAATTTGAGGTGAATTAA
- a CDS encoding nucleoside hydrolase yields MRKVIFDCDNTMGIKNCDVDDGLTLLYLLGREDIDLLGVTTTFGNSKIDIVHDNTLRMFDELKITNIPIYKGASSPQYRQSKAASYLANIVKKYPGEITLLGTGSLTNLLGAYELDNSFFTNLKEIVLMGGITEPLIINGKNLNELNFSCDSEASHRVLSSNTKVTVLTGHICLQALFGEKEYKRLMENSTINIYQYIKNKTIDWFEFIMDSFQIKGFYNWDIVAAVYITHTELFNENIKKIISTPKDLDKGYLIINSSQQSSYEVNIPTHIGDINRFNDAIFEAWKNVII; encoded by the coding sequence ATGCGTAAAGTTATATTTGATTGTGATAATACTATGGGAATTAAAAACTGTGATGTTGATGATGGTCTAACCCTACTATATCTATTGGGCAGGGAAGATATTGATTTGTTAGGTGTTACCACTACATTTGGCAACAGTAAAATCGATATTGTTCATGATAATACATTAAGGATGTTTGATGAATTAAAAATTACTAATATTCCCATATACAAGGGTGCTTCCTCACCACAATATAGACAAAGTAAAGCCGCTAGTTATTTAGCAAACATAGTGAAAAAATACCCCGGTGAAATAACACTTCTTGGGACGGGATCATTAACCAATTTATTAGGTGCATATGAACTAGACAATAGTTTTTTTACCAATTTGAAGGAAATAGTATTAATGGGTGGAATTACTGAGCCTTTAATAATCAATGGTAAGAATTTAAATGAACTAAATTTTTCCTGTGATTCAGAAGCTTCCCATAGGGTTTTAAGCTCCAATACCAAGGTAACAGTCTTAACTGGACACATTTGTCTCCAAGCATTATTTGGAGAAAAGGAATATAAAAGACTTATGGAAAATAGTACAATCAATATTTATCAGTATATAAAAAATAAAACCATAGACTGGTTTGAATTTATTATGGATAGTTTTCAAATAAAAGGCTTCTATAATTGGGATATAGTTGCCGCAGTATATATCACCCATACTGAACTTTTCAATGAAAACATCAAAAAAATCATCTCCACTCCTAAGGATTTAGATAAAGGCTACCTAATAATTAATTCTTCCCAACAAAGTTCCTACGAAGTAAATATTCCTACACACATAGGGGATATAAATAGATTTAATGATGCTATTTTTGAGGCTTGGAAAAATGTAATTATATAG
- a CDS encoding type II secretion system F family protein: MIILVSFLGFISIFIAINILLKLLLKGRLQLASRLHTIKGETNAKENINELDTPFFDRVIRPIGDRLSMIISKTTPGGLKERINSKLIMAGNPLNISVSRWILIKISFMLFCTSISWGSAMATDSLTPKRIALLFILTFILYSFPNLILINLIQKRKKKIINTLPDVLDLLTVSVEAGLSFDGALSRVVNNMEGDLSKEFSRVLNEMKMGKNRRDALRDMGQRCGVTDLTSLIGAIIQADELGVGITNVLRIQSKQMRVKRHQRAQEKAMKAPIKMLFPLILFIFPTIFTVLLGPAIIRIMEVLFK, translated from the coding sequence ATGATTATATTGGTTTCATTCCTTGGATTTATAAGTATCTTTATAGCTATCAATATCCTCCTAAAGCTTCTACTTAAAGGGCGATTGCAATTGGCTTCCAGGCTTCATACAATTAAGGGAGAGACAAATGCAAAGGAAAATATAAATGAATTAGACACACCCTTCTTTGATAGGGTAATAAGACCTATTGGGGATAGATTATCTATGATTATATCTAAGACTACACCGGGAGGACTTAAGGAAAGGATAAATAGTAAGTTGATTATGGCAGGGAATCCATTAAATATAAGTGTAAGCCGATGGATTCTCATAAAGATTTCCTTCATGCTATTTTGCACATCAATTTCATGGGGGAGTGCCATGGCAACGGATAGTCTTACCCCTAAAAGAATCGCCCTACTATTTATTTTGACATTTATATTATATTCATTTCCAAATCTTATATTAATCAACTTAATTCAGAAAAGAAAAAAGAAAATAATAAATACATTACCCGATGTTCTTGACCTATTAACTGTGAGTGTTGAGGCTGGACTTTCCTTTGATGGGGCACTATCTAGGGTGGTTAATAATATGGAAGGTGATTTATCTAAAGAATTTAGTAGAGTGTTAAATGAGATGAAGATGGGGAAAAATAGAAGGGATGCCCTTAGGGATATGGGTCAAAGATGCGGAGTGACTGATTTGACCTCCCTTATTGGAGCTATAATCCAAGCCGACGAGCTAGGAGTAGGAATCACAAATGTCCTTAGAATACAATCTAAGCAGATGAGGGTAAAAAGACATCAAAGAGCCCAAGAAAAGGCTATGAAGGCTCCTATAAAAATGCTTTTCCCACTTATTTTGTTTATTTTCCCTACTATATTTACTGTATTATTAGGACCGGCAATTATAAGGATAATGGAGGTGCTTTTCAAATAA